In Pedobacter sp. W3I1, one DNA window encodes the following:
- a CDS encoding 4'-phosphopantetheinyl transferase superfamily protein: protein MPIIYNKNIDQHSVLAIWKIEETEEELLAGLQLKQHEHDIISSLNSGKRLLHWLSTRMLLRTMLNTTEYIDCQFDEHGKPYLVNFDYHISLSHSYDYAAVMISKDHAVGVDIELIKHKIKSIKHKFLSDVELAQKQIGDNTDGLYVAWCAKEAIYKWHGKKGLEFKQHIHIKPFKLKNEGSLNALVELPTGTRELTINYFKTKDSYMLGYVASNS from the coding sequence ATGCCAATAATTTACAATAAAAATATTGATCAGCATTCTGTTTTAGCAATTTGGAAAATTGAGGAAACGGAGGAAGAGTTGTTGGCCGGACTGCAGCTTAAGCAGCATGAACATGATATTATTTCGTCGTTAAACAGTGGCAAGCGATTACTGCATTGGCTAAGCACAAGAATGCTCTTGAGAACAATGCTGAATACAACCGAGTATATCGATTGTCAGTTTGATGAACATGGCAAGCCCTATCTGGTTAATTTCGACTATCATATTTCGTTAAGCCATTCTTATGATTATGCTGCGGTAATGATTAGCAAAGATCATGCGGTAGGTGTCGATATCGAACTGATTAAGCACAAGATAAAAAGCATTAAACACAAATTTTTAAGCGATGTAGAACTTGCCCAAAAACAGATTGGAGATAATACTGATGGCTTATACGTGGCCTGGTGTGCTAAAGAAGCCATTTATAAGTGGCATGGCAAAAAAGGTTTGGAATTTAAACAGCATATCCATATTAAACCTTTTAAGCTAAAAAACGAAGGCTCATTAAATGCATTGGTAGAGCTGCCAACGGGTACGCGAGAGCTGACCATTAATTACTTTAAAACAAAAGATAGTTACATGTTAGGCTATGTTGCCAGCAATTCTTAA
- a CDS encoding carboxypeptidase-like regulatory domain-containing protein yields MKLKITLAISFLSLLIVFAAFKMDDDPFSQLLQKLEDYTSKYPQEKVHLHLDKPYYAIGDDIWFKAYVVNTKTSAPSGISKILYVELINEKDSLKKLVKLPIMGGITWGDFKLTDSLGEGNYRIRAYTNYMRNFGTEFFYDKTIKIGNSWANKVFTKTSYSFTKENNADKVTATVHFEDKNGVAYSENEVSYEVQLDYRTVTKGKVKTSLTGDAVVSFTNNQSFQNKSGKIIATITLDNKQKVIKSIPITSTSNNVDVQFMPEGGTLVEELPQKVAIKAVNADGRGEDVDGTVIDDGGNEVTSFATNYLGMGNFVFNNQAGKSYSAKVKFRDGSEKTIKLPVAVKSGYALSVNALDTGKVVVKIMASADLVNGDELKVVAQHGGNVYYGSKAKMDKQVLVANIPKKNLPAGIVQFTLFSSNNQPLAERLVFINSKAELIDVSLNTSEVSTSKRGKAAFAFNATNDHKPVLGSFSVAVTNAAKVTPDENNESNILTSLLLTSDLTGYVEKPNHYFLKDDLQTQKELDNLMLTQGWRRFLWKNIINNVGPNITYKPEQSITISGTVTKGNKPVAGGKVMLMATKGTVYILDTVTNAEGKFVFDNLSFGDSTKFVVQARTKTERKFVDINLDIVPGQIVTKNKNGADIDINVNNTLMKYIKESDTYFNEMTRLGLLERTIKLEEVTITEKKNPAKNSSNLNGAGRADFVLTADQLSTCVTLSQCLQGRLPGVIFRGNIPYLMRSQDTPVQIIVDGMQMEADFLDNVVPSDVESIELLKSIGNTAIYGSRGGGGVIIITTKRGDGGRSTARYAPGIVTFNPKGFTISREFYSPKYDAASSSSRTDFRTTIYWNPQVVADKDGKAQFEFYNADEPGTYRVVIEGIDAAGHLARKVYTYDVK; encoded by the coding sequence ATGAAACTCAAAATTACTCTCGCAATCAGTTTTCTATCTCTACTTATTGTTTTTGCCGCATTTAAAATGGATGATGATCCGTTTAGTCAGCTCTTGCAAAAACTCGAAGATTACACCAGTAAGTATCCACAAGAAAAAGTTCACCTTCACTTAGATAAGCCTTATTATGCCATTGGCGATGATATTTGGTTCAAAGCTTATGTTGTGAATACCAAGACTTCGGCTCCTTCGGGCATCAGTAAGATCTTGTATGTAGAGCTGATTAATGAAAAAGATTCGCTAAAAAAACTGGTTAAATTACCCATTATGGGGGGGATTACCTGGGGCGATTTTAAGCTGACAGACTCGCTCGGCGAGGGCAATTATAGAATTAGGGCCTATACCAATTACATGAGGAATTTTGGCACTGAATTCTTTTACGATAAGACAATTAAGATCGGAAATAGCTGGGCTAACAAAGTTTTTACAAAAACTTCTTACAGTTTTACCAAGGAGAACAATGCAGATAAAGTAACGGCAACAGTTCATTTTGAAGATAAAAATGGTGTCGCCTACAGTGAAAATGAAGTGAGTTATGAAGTTCAGTTAGATTATCGTACCGTTACGAAGGGTAAAGTTAAAACCAGTTTAACAGGTGATGCGGTAGTTAGCTTCACAAACAACCAGTCTTTCCAAAATAAATCAGGGAAGATTATTGCTACCATCACACTAGATAACAAACAAAAAGTAATCAAATCTATCCCGATTACATCAACATCTAACAATGTTGATGTACAGTTTATGCCAGAGGGCGGAACGCTTGTTGAAGAATTACCACAAAAAGTTGCCATTAAAGCGGTTAATGCCGATGGCCGCGGTGAAGATGTAGACGGAACTGTAATAGATGACGGAGGTAATGAAGTAACCAGCTTTGCCACCAATTATTTAGGTATGGGTAACTTTGTATTTAACAACCAGGCCGGGAAATCATATTCTGCAAAAGTTAAATTCAGGGACGGATCAGAAAAAACCATAAAATTACCTGTAGCCGTTAAAAGCGGTTATGCACTTTCTGTAAATGCTTTAGATACAGGTAAGGTGGTGGTTAAAATTATGGCCAGTGCCGATCTTGTGAATGGTGATGAACTAAAAGTTGTTGCGCAGCATGGAGGCAATGTATACTATGGCTCTAAAGCTAAAATGGATAAACAGGTACTGGTGGCCAATATTCCAAAAAAGAACCTGCCAGCCGGTATTGTTCAGTTTACTTTGTTTTCGAGCAACAATCAACCTTTAGCAGAACGTTTGGTTTTTATAAATAGCAAGGCCGAATTAATTGACGTATCACTTAATACCTCCGAAGTTTCTACCTCAAAAAGAGGAAAAGCAGCTTTTGCTTTCAATGCAACTAATGATCATAAACCTGTTTTAGGAAGTTTTTCAGTTGCGGTTACCAATGCCGCAAAAGTTACGCCTGATGAAAATAATGAGTCGAATATTCTCACCTCGCTGTTACTTACCTCTGATTTGACGGGATACGTAGAGAAACCCAATCATTATTTTTTAAAGGATGACCTGCAAACACAAAAGGAACTTGATAACCTAATGCTTACTCAGGGCTGGAGAAGATTCCTGTGGAAAAACATTATCAATAATGTTGGCCCGAATATTACTTATAAGCCCGAGCAGTCTATTACCATTAGCGGAACGGTAACAAAAGGTAATAAACCTGTAGCTGGTGGTAAAGTAATGCTAATGGCCACGAAAGGAACCGTATACATTTTGGATACCGTAACCAATGCCGAAGGAAAATTTGTATTCGATAATTTAAGTTTTGGCGACAGTACAAAATTTGTTGTTCAGGCAAGAACCAAAACAGAACGAAAGTTTGTAGATATTAATCTTGATATCGTTCCCGGGCAGATTGTAACCAAGAATAAAAATGGAGCTGATATCGATATCAATGTGAATAATACTTTGATGAAGTATATAAAAGAAAGTGATACCTATTTTAATGAGATGACCCGTTTAGGCTTGCTGGAGCGGACCATTAAACTCGAAGAAGTAACCATTACCGAAAAGAAAAATCCGGCTAAAAATTCGTCTAACCTAAACGGTGCAGGCCGTGCTGATTTTGTATTAACTGCCGATCAGCTATCCACCTGTGTTACCCTTTCGCAATGTTTGCAAGGGCGGTTGCCAGGAGTGATATTTAGGGGTAATATACCTTACCTTATGCGTAGCCAGGATACGCCTGTACAGATTATTGTTGATGGGATGCAAATGGAGGCCGATTTTCTGGATAATGTTGTTCCGAGCGATGTAGAATCTATCGAACTTTTAAAAAGTATCGGCAATACGGCAATTTATGGTTCGCGAGGTGGAGGAGGTGTAATTATCATCACCACTAAACGTGGTGATGGAGGTAGAAGCACTGCTCGTTATGCACCGGGTATTGTAACCTTTAATCCAAAAGGATTTACGATTTCACGAGAGTTTTACTCGCCAAAGTATGATGCGGCAAGTTCAAGTAGCCGAACTGATTTTAGAACAACTATTTATTGGAACCCACAGGTTGTTGCAGATAAAGATGGAAAAGCACAATTCGAATTTTATAATGCAGACGAGCCCGGAACCTATCGCGTAGTAATAGAAGGAATAGACGCAGCAGGGCATTTGGCAAGAAAAGTTTACACTTATGATGTTAAATAG
- a CDS encoding DUF4129 domain-containing protein has product MQRALFRYLLICLLFFIPVINKAQTVKPKPVTAIIKTDSSKVVVSKFDKDAISDYKAQKEFQYDEIGQQQLSLWDKFWLWFWDLIGELFQGAASNIFSRYIFIGLGVALILFIVIKVIGAENIFTKKSKETILPYDVITENIHEIDYEQELQRLVAERKFRLAVRLLYLRALKKLSDAEIIQWQPDKTNYNYLMEISKPELRNDFSRLTLQFDYIWYGDFPIDEVKFDPINQSFNQFNKQIK; this is encoded by the coding sequence ATGCAGCGTGCTCTATTCCGATATCTTCTTATTTGTCTTTTGTTTTTTATTCCGGTAATCAACAAAGCACAAACTGTTAAACCTAAGCCTGTAACTGCCATAATTAAAACAGATAGTAGTAAGGTTGTGGTATCAAAATTTGATAAAGATGCCATAAGCGATTATAAAGCGCAAAAAGAGTTTCAATACGACGAAATAGGTCAACAACAGTTATCACTATGGGATAAATTTTGGCTATGGTTTTGGGATCTAATTGGCGAGCTGTTTCAGGGAGCAGCATCTAACATTTTTTCCAGGTATATTTTTATCGGACTTGGTGTTGCGCTGATTTTATTCATTGTAATCAAAGTTATCGGTGCTGAAAACATCTTCACTAAAAAATCAAAAGAAACCATCCTTCCTTATGATGTGATTACCGAAAACATCCACGAAATAGATTATGAACAGGAATTACAAAGATTAGTTGCCGAAAGAAAATTTCGCTTGGCAGTTAGGCTTTTGTATTTGAGGGCACTAAAAAAATTGAGCGATGCTGAAATTATCCAATGGCAGCCCGATAAAACGAATTATAATTATTTAATGGAAATCAGTAAGCCAGAGCTGCGAAACGATTTTAGCCGGCTTACCCTACAGTTCGATTATATCTGGTATGGCGATTTCCCTATCGATGAGGTGAAATTCGATCCTATTAACCAATCGTTTAACCAGTTTAACAAGCAGATTAAATGA
- a CDS encoding DUF4350 domain-containing protein, producing the protein MKGYKLYLIIGSILILGYLIAQYNKPTPTNWAPTYAIKDKIPYGTYILYNRIKDILPLVSIQQSKTAVYTTLKSKKFNKTAYIIVAQNTDISKTDLEQLIKYMQAGNDVFIATYDLGKIKKELKVQTSTAMSLEGSTLNFTNPELKTEANYGFERGIGSQYFSQVDTSKTTILGVNANNRPNFIRYNYGKGNLYLIAEPGFYTNFNLLDKYGAEYAAKTLSYLHGNKQLIFDEYFSAQKNSTTDMLRVFFKHPELKFAYYLAIFSLIIFVLYDIKRRQRIIPIADPLINSSLAFVNVVGSVYYHERNNLDIALKKINYFMEYLRARYYIKTNDIDSKFAQVLMEKTGINEALAKTLTKYFIQTPTMGDLSDTQLINLNESIEQFYKNTQSNGTRTV; encoded by the coding sequence ATGAAAGGTTACAAATTATATCTCATTATTGGTTCCATTCTCATCCTGGGCTATTTAATTGCGCAGTATAACAAGCCTACGCCAACAAACTGGGCACCAACATATGCCATTAAAGATAAAATCCCTTACGGCACCTATATCCTATACAATAGAATCAAAGATATTTTACCATTGGTGAGTATTCAACAGTCAAAAACTGCCGTTTACACTACGCTAAAATCTAAAAAATTCAATAAAACCGCTTACATAATCGTTGCGCAAAACACAGACATTAGTAAAACTGATCTTGAACAGCTCATCAAATATATGCAAGCCGGTAATGATGTATTTATAGCCACTTATGATTTAGGAAAAATAAAGAAGGAACTTAAGGTGCAAACTTCTACCGCAATGTCTCTTGAGGGAAGCACCTTAAATTTCACCAATCCGGAACTAAAAACGGAGGCAAACTATGGTTTTGAAAGAGGCATCGGCAGTCAGTATTTTAGTCAGGTTGACACCAGTAAAACCACCATACTTGGGGTAAATGCCAATAACAGGCCTAATTTTATCCGCTATAACTACGGTAAGGGTAATCTTTACCTGATTGCCGAGCCAGGTTTTTACACTAATTTTAATCTGTTGGACAAATATGGTGCAGAATATGCCGCTAAAACGCTGAGTTATCTGCACGGAAATAAGCAGCTCATTTTTGATGAATATTTTTCTGCACAAAAGAACAGCACTACCGATATGCTCAGGGTATTCTTTAAACATCCTGAACTGAAGTTCGCCTATTATCTGGCAATATTTAGCTTGATAATTTTTGTGTTGTACGACATTAAACGTAGACAAAGAATTATCCCAATCGCCGATCCGCTTATCAATTCCTCATTGGCTTTTGTTAATGTAGTGGGCAGCGTTTATTATCACGAACGCAACAACCTCGATATAGCCCTTAAAAAGATCAACTATTTTATGGAATACCTGAGGGCCAGATATTACATAAAAACCAACGATATCGATAGCAAATTTGCTCAGGTCCTTATGGAGAAAACGGGCATTAACGAAGCGCTGGCCAAAACCCTAACCAAATATTTTATCCAAACGCCAACCATGGGCGATTTAAGCGATACCCAATTGATTAATTTAAACGAAAGTATAGAACAGTTTTATAAAAATACGCAAAGCAATGGAACAAGAACAGTTTAA
- a CDS encoding stage II sporulation protein M encodes MREALFVKQNSKKWQHYDSMQPANPDEVANQFIEITNDLAYSKTFYPNSKTTAYLNGLASKLHQSVYKNKKEKSNRFIHFWKTELPLIFLEHRKQVFYALAFFFVSCAIGALSAKYDDTFVRLIMGDGYVNMTNENIAKGDPFGVYKQSNELMMFMQIGVNNIYVALYTFVLGIIFSFGSIVSLFRNGVMLGSFQYFFFSKGLGFQSVLVIWIHGTLEISAIVLAGAAGLILGNSLLFPKTYTRMASVLKGAKDGLKIVIGLIPIFIVAAFFESFVTRHTEMPLWLSMFILLSSAAFIIWYVFIYPIKIYNKQATLN; translated from the coding sequence ATGAGAGAAGCATTATTTGTTAAACAGAATTCGAAGAAGTGGCAACATTATGATTCCATGCAACCCGCAAATCCTGATGAAGTGGCCAATCAGTTTATCGAAATCACTAACGATCTGGCTTACTCCAAAACGTTTTATCCAAATTCGAAAACAACAGCCTATCTCAATGGCTTAGCTTCTAAATTACATCAATCCGTTTACAAAAACAAAAAGGAAAAGTCGAACCGGTTTATCCATTTCTGGAAAACAGAACTCCCCTTAATATTCCTGGAACACAGAAAACAGGTATTTTATGCATTGGCATTTTTCTTTGTTTCTTGTGCTATTGGCGCTTTATCGGCCAAATACGACGACACTTTTGTACGATTGATTATGGGCGATGGTTATGTAAACATGACAAACGAAAACATTGCCAAAGGTGATCCGTTCGGGGTTTATAAACAAAGTAATGAGTTGATGATGTTTATGCAAATTGGGGTTAATAATATTTATGTTGCGCTATACACCTTTGTTTTGGGCATTATTTTTTCATTTGGGTCTATTGTTTCGCTATTTAGAAATGGAGTAATGCTCGGCTCGTTCCAATATTTCTTTTTTAGTAAGGGCCTGGGCTTTCAATCGGTTCTGGTTATCTGGATTCATGGAACATTAGAAATATCAGCAATTGTTTTGGCTGGCGCGGCTGGTTTAATTTTGGGCAATAGCCTTTTATTTCCTAAAACCTATACCCGTATGGCTTCAGTTTTAAAAGGGGCCAAAGATGGGTTGAAAATTGTAATTGGCCTGATACCAATTTTTATAGTTGCAGCATTCTTTGAAAGTTTTGTTACCCGACATACTGAAATGCCTTTATGGCTAAGTATGTTTATTTTGTTATCTTCTGCCGCTTTTATTATTTGGTATGTATTTATTTACCCTATAAAAATTTACAATAAACAAGCAACACTAAATTAA
- a CDS encoding enoyl-CoA hydratase/isomerase family protein, with amino-acid sequence MNTIKVSVKDRLATITLDRGKSNALNRELITELDDMLKNITADDNIGGVILTGTAPFFSAGLDLIELYNYNEEEAKSFWQLFLGFTANMVSFKKPIIAAISGHSPAGGCVMALACDYRVMAEGQYIIGLNEVPVGIIVPHSIFQLYAFWLGKAEASRSLLSGKLYSPEEALKVGLVDELVKNESLLTAAERKIKKYMELESNTWSQSKLNIREQLIAAVTADQSATLEKMLAQWWSPATRHILKTILANLQRK; translated from the coding sequence ATGAATACAATAAAAGTAAGTGTTAAAGATCGCCTGGCAACCATCACATTAGATAGAGGGAAATCGAATGCCTTAAACCGCGAGTTGATTACCGAGCTTGACGATATGCTTAAAAATATTACCGCCGATGATAACATTGGCGGTGTAATTTTAACCGGAACAGCACCTTTCTTTTCTGCAGGACTAGATTTGATAGAACTATACAACTATAATGAAGAAGAAGCTAAATCTTTCTGGCAGTTGTTTTTGGGTTTCACTGCCAATATGGTTTCGTTTAAAAAACCAATCATAGCCGCAATTAGTGGTCATAGTCCCGCCGGTGGATGCGTAATGGCATTGGCATGCGATTACCGTGTTATGGCAGAAGGACAATACATTATTGGGCTCAATGAAGTTCCGGTAGGTATTATAGTGCCACATAGTATTTTTCAATTGTATGCGTTTTGGTTAGGGAAGGCCGAAGCCAGTCGTAGTTTGCTTTCAGGTAAACTTTATAGCCCGGAAGAAGCTTTGAAGGTTGGTTTAGTTGATGAACTGGTAAAAAATGAAAGTTTGTTAACTGCAGCCGAGCGTAAGATTAAGAAATACATGGAGCTCGAAAGCAATACCTGGTCGCAAAGCAAATTAAATATCCGCGAGCAATTAATTGCTGCTGTAACTGCAGATCAATCTGCTACTTTAGAAAAAATGTTAGCACAATGGTGGTCGCCTGCAACACGCCATATTTTAAAAACAATTTTAGCTAATCTGCAGAGAAAGTAG
- the dcd gene encoding dCTP deaminase — protein MILSDSRILEEIEKGTIIIEPFKRECLGTNSYDVHLGKYLATYKSRVLDAKAHNEIEHFEIPKDGYILHPGTLYLGVTVEYTETHGHVPFLEGKSSTGRLGIDIHATAGKGDVGFCNTWTLEISVAQPVKIYAGMPIGQLIYFVVEGKIETMYNSKGNAKYNNKTTRPVESMMWKNKF, from the coding sequence ATGATATTATCTGATAGCAGGATATTAGAAGAAATTGAGAAGGGAACAATCATTATTGAGCCTTTTAAACGCGAATGTTTAGGAACCAACTCGTATGATGTTCATTTAGGCAAATACCTGGCTACATATAAAAGCCGTGTGCTTGATGCGAAAGCGCACAACGAAATCGAACATTTCGAAATTCCTAAAGATGGATATATTCTACATCCTGGCACCTTATATCTTGGCGTTACCGTAGAATATACCGAAACACACGGACATGTGCCTTTTTTAGAAGGCAAAAGCAGTACCGGCCGTTTAGGTATCGATATCCATGCCACAGCAGGTAAAGGTGATGTTGGTTTTTGTAATACCTGGACATTGGAAATATCGGTAGCGCAACCTGTAAAAATTTATGCCGGAATGCCTATTGGCCAATTGATTTATTTTGTTGTTGAAGGTAAGATTGAAACGATGTACAATTCGAAAGGTAATGCGAAGTACAATAATAAAACCACCAGGCCGGTAGAAAGCATGATGTGGAAGAATAAGTTTTAA
- a CDS encoding DUF2752 domain-containing protein: MFIIFIFCSLINLVDWLQNHLITCPFKALTGIDCPGCGFQRSFIALIQGDLSKSWSLYPPTIPLLFLFISAGLLYKLQIKQRSLIFRILVIVIGNFVIISYLHKMFF; encoded by the coding sequence ATGTTTATCATATTTATATTTTGCAGCTTAATCAACCTGGTTGATTGGCTGCAAAATCATTTAATCACCTGCCCATTTAAAGCCTTAACAGGGATCGATTGTCCGGGTTGTGGTTTTCAAAGATCTTTCATCGCCCTTATTCAAGGCGATTTATCAAAAAGCTGGTCGCTTTATCCACCTACCATTCCACTGTTGTTTTTATTTATCTCAGCCGGTTTATTGTATAAGCTTCAAATCAAACAACGTTCTTTAATCTTTAGAATATTGGTTATCGTAATTGGTAATTTTGTAATAATCAGCTATTTACACAAAATGTTTTTTTAG
- the lipB gene encoding lipoyl(octanoyl) transferase LipB, translating into MNETAEKAIAMGLVPTTFTDWGLTDYQEAWDKQEDLLNKTVAIKTENRVNNTHKPTPNHLVFCEHPHVYTLGKSGHPENLLLDEQGLKDKQATYYKINRGGDITYHGPGQLVGYPILDLDNFFTDIHLYLRTLEEAVILTLKDYGIEAGRYPGFTGVWLDADNEKARKICAMGVRCSRWVTMHGFAFNVNVDLDYFKNIVPCGIDDKAVTSLAKELGYHLDMEEVKGKLKNHIAELFKMQLV; encoded by the coding sequence ATGAACGAGACAGCGGAAAAAGCAATTGCAATGGGTTTAGTGCCAACTACTTTTACAGACTGGGGCTTAACAGATTACCAGGAAGCCTGGGATAAACAGGAAGATCTACTAAATAAAACGGTGGCCATTAAAACAGAAAACCGTGTAAACAATACCCATAAGCCTACTCCAAACCATCTGGTATTTTGCGAGCATCCACACGTGTACACTTTAGGCAAAAGCGGGCATCCTGAAAATTTATTATTAGATGAGCAGGGATTAAAGGATAAACAGGCAACCTACTATAAAATAAACAGGGGCGGTGATATTACCTATCATGGTCCTGGGCAGCTAGTGGGCTACCCGATTCTTGATCTTGATAATTTCTTTACTGATATCCATTTATATTTACGTACCCTGGAGGAAGCCGTTATCCTTACCTTAAAGGATTATGGGATAGAAGCAGGCCGTTATCCTGGTTTTACCGGAGTTTGGTTAGATGCTGATAATGAGAAGGCACGCAAAATATGTGCTATGGGCGTTCGTTGCAGCCGTTGGGTTACCATGCATGGTTTTGCCTTTAATGTAAATGTAGATTTAGATTACTTTAAAAATATTGTGCCCTGCGGTATTGATGACAAAGCTGTAACTTCTTTAGCAAAGGAGCTGGGTTATCATCTTGATATGGAAGAAGTAAAAGGAAAATTAAAGAATCACATTGCCGAACTCTTTAAAATGCAACTCGTTTAA
- a CDS encoding SGNH/GDSL hydrolase family protein produces the protein MKILLSAILFSFLTSGCTKQQPMPIEPIIDRTTVSPNGEGNFTYLALGDSYTIGESVKQAESFPYQLQSLLKTQGISIANPKIIAVTGWTTDELQAAIKKENLTGTYSFVTLLIGVNNQYRGYPISTYKKEFTELLQTAITFAGGNKNKVFVVSIPDWGATSFGKNSGRNPQTIANEIDSFNAANQEITLSAGVNYTNITPASRNAATDLSLVASDGLHPSAKMYAEWASALLTKVGTVLK, from the coding sequence ATGAAGATTTTATTAAGCGCCATTTTATTTTCTTTCTTAACTTCGGGCTGTACAAAACAACAGCCTATGCCTATTGAACCAATTATCGACCGAACAACAGTTTCACCAAATGGCGAAGGTAATTTTACTTACCTGGCGCTTGGCGATTCTTATACAATTGGCGAATCGGTTAAACAGGCAGAATCTTTTCCTTATCAGCTTCAAAGTTTATTAAAAACTCAGGGCATCAGCATCGCAAATCCAAAAATTATTGCGGTTACCGGTTGGACTACTGACGAACTTCAGGCCGCTATAAAAAAAGAGAATTTAACAGGCACGTATAGTTTTGTAACGCTGTTAATTGGTGTAAACAATCAATATCGGGGTTATCCGATCAGCACCTATAAAAAGGAGTTCACAGAATTGTTACAAACGGCAATCACTTTTGCCGGAGGGAACAAGAATAAGGTTTTTGTCGTGTCGATTCCAGATTGGGGCGCGACATCTTTTGGCAAAAACTCCGGACGAAACCCGCAAACGATTGCTAATGAAATTGACAGCTTTAACGCTGCAAACCAAGAAATCACGCTTTCAGCTGGCGTGAATTATACCAACATTACACCAGCATCGCGAAACGCAGCAACCGATCTATCGTTAGTAGCGAGCGATGGATTGCATCCAAGTGCTAAAATGTATGCTGAATGGGCAAGTGCTTTATTAACAAAGGTGGGCACGGTGTTGAAATAA
- a CDS encoding DUF5684 domain-containing protein → MNEYESSGIAAGIGLVGGIIYLAVIVIAIVGMWKAFEKAGKPGWAAIIPIYNLIILLEIVGKPMIWILWLIIPCVNIVFAIWLYNLVSKSFGKSEGFTVGLIILPFIFWPILGFGDAKYLGPSAAEAQNGGFGNNPFNNPNNPFNSPNNPFNKPSGNQDTPNDTPPPVV, encoded by the coding sequence ATGAATGAGTATGAATCAAGCGGAATAGCCGCAGGTATTGGTCTGGTAGGCGGAATTATTTACCTGGCAGTAATTGTTATTGCGATTGTTGGGATGTGGAAAGCCTTCGAAAAGGCTGGTAAACCAGGTTGGGCCGCAATTATTCCGATCTATAATTTGATCATTTTACTAGAAATTGTTGGCAAACCAATGATCTGGATTCTATGGCTAATTATCCCTTGTGTAAACATTGTATTTGCCATTTGGCTTTACAATTTAGTAAGTAAAAGCTTTGGTAAATCAGAAGGCTTTACTGTTGGTTTAATTATACTTCCATTTATTTTTTGGCCAATTTTAGGTTTTGGCGATGCTAAATATTTAGGCCCATCGGCTGCAGAAGCACAAAATGGCGGTTTTGGAAACAATCCTTTCAACAATCCAAATAACCCATTTAACAGCCCAAACAATCCTTTTAACAAACCATCCGGCAATCAAGACACTCCAAACGATACTCCTCCACCGGTAGTTTAA
- a CDS encoding RDD family protein encodes MDSIRISTAQNIDIDYEIAGLGERIAARCIDLAGFIVLAVITLVVMGAAQMAMSGNAAMVIFFIFLAIFAFYDLVCEITMDGQTLGKKVLKIKVISIDGTQPTLGQYIFRWLFRIIDFGFIFGWGVVALVSVAVTKNHQRLGDILAKTTLIKTKPRTEFSNVAFSFNLPEEYEPQFKEVLHLNDRDIELIHEVLTGYYQTGNADLIYAMATKTKAHIFVTIPGGMNELQFLETVLKDYNHLTANMSV; translated from the coding sequence ATGGATAGCATCAGAATTAGCACTGCTCAAAATATTGATATTGATTACGAAATTGCTGGCCTTGGAGAGCGTATAGCTGCAAGGTGCATCGATTTGGCTGGATTTATAGTTCTCGCTGTAATTACCTTAGTTGTAATGGGAGCAGCACAAATGGCGATGTCGGGAAATGCAGCCATGGTTATTTTTTTTATTTTCCTGGCAATTTTTGCTTTCTATGATCTGGTTTGCGAAATCACTATGGATGGCCAGACTTTAGGAAAGAAGGTATTAAAGATAAAGGTAATTAGCATCGATGGTACACAGCCAACCCTTGGGCAGTATATTTTTAGGTGGTTATTTCGGATAATTGATTTCGGTTTCATTTTTGGCTGGGGGGTTGTTGCACTGGTTTCGGTAGCGGTAACAAAAAATCATCAACGGTTGGGTGATATACTGGCTAAAACAACGCTGATTAAAACAAAACCAAGAACCGAATTTTCTAATGTGGCCTTCAGTTTTAATTTACCTGAAGAATACGAACCACAGTTTAAGGAAGTGCTGCACTTAAATGACAGGGATATTGAACTTATTCATGAAGTGTTAACGGGTTACTACCAAACCGGGAATGCCGACTTGATTTATGCCATGGCAACCAAAACCAAAGCACATATTTTTGTAACGATCCCGGGTGGAATGAATGAGTTACAGTTTTTAGAGACAGTATTAAAGGATTATAATCACCTTACAGCCAATATGAGTGTCTAG